The nucleotide sequence GGCCTGGCGGGCGACGCGCAGGGCGACGGCTCGGCTGGCGCTGCGCAGGGCCTGGACGGGCGGGTAGATGCGGTCGGGGAAGGTCCGGGCGGTGAAGTCGGCGAGGGCATAGGCCGCCTCGGCGACCATGCCGTCGGTGATTTCTGCGGCGCGGGTCAGGACGGCGGCGAGGCCCAGGCCGGGGAAAATAAAGGCGTTGTTCCCCTGCCCGATCGCGTGCGTCTGACCCTTCACGGTCACGTCTGGAAAGGGGCTCCCGGTGGCGACGAGGGCCGCGCCGTCCGTCCAGCGCAGGATATCTTCCGGCAGGGCCTCGGTGTTGGCCGTGGGGTTGGAGAGCGGGAAGACGGTGGGCCGCGGGGTGTTGGCGTAAACAGCTCGTACGGTGGGCTCGTTGAAGATGCCGCCCTGTCCGCTGAGGCCCAGCAGCACCGTCGCCCCCGCCTCCCGCACCACGCTGAGAAGATCGGTTCCGGTCCAGCCGTCCGTGAGGCTCTTCGGCGTGGCGAGCGGTTGCTTGTACGCCTCCAGCGGGCGGTCATCGGTCAGGAGGCCGCGCGAGTCGAGGACGAAGACCCGGCGGGCGATCTCGGCTTCGCTCAGGCCTTCGCGGCGCATCCCCTCACGGAGGGCGGTGGCGACACCGGCCCCCCCGGCCCCGGCCCCATGGATCACGACCACCTGATCGCGCAGCCGCTCCCCCTTGAGCGCGCAGGCCCGCAGCACGCCTGCCAGGGTGACCGCGCCCGTGCCCTGAATGTCGTCATTGAAGCTGGGAACCACCCGGCGATAGCGCTCCAGCACCCGGAAGGCCGTGTCCTTGGAGAAATCCTCCCACTGGATGATCGCCTTGGGGTAGCGGTCCCGCACGGCGTTCACAAAGGCGTCCAGGAAAGCGTCATACGCCTCGCCGGTCAGCCGGGGGTGGCGAGCACCGAGGTAAAGCGGGTCTTCGATCAGATCCTGCCGCCCGGTGCCCACGTCCAACTCGACCGGGAGCGTCTTGTCCGGTCCCACCCCCCCCGCAAGCGTATACAGGCTGAGCTTGCCGATCGAGATCGCCATGCCCCCGAAGCCCTGGTCGCCGATGCCCAAAATGGCACTTGAGTCGGTCGCCACGATCATCCGCACGTCCTGCTGATGGAGATTGTCCAGCAGCTCGCGCACCCGCCCCACGTGCGCGGTGCTGAGCGCAAAGCCGCGCGGGTAGCGGTACAGCCGCGAGAACTCCCGCACCGCGTCGCCCACGGTCGGCGTGTAGATGATGGGCAGCATCTCCTCGACATGGTCTTCGAGCAGGGCGAAAAACAGCACCTCGTTGTAGTCCTGGAGGTTCCGCAGGTAGGCGTGTTTTTCCAGCGGCGTGCCCTGCTGCCGAAAGCGCAGGTAGGCGCGTTCCTTTTGCTCCCCCAAGGTGCTGACGCCGGGGGGAAGCAGGCCCTCGAGGCCGAGCAGGCGGCGTTCCTCCTCGGTAAAGGCCGTGCCCTTATTCAGGAGTGGCAGGTGCAGCAGCGGAAAGCCGGTGAC is from Deinococcus sp. YIM 77859 and encodes:
- a CDS encoding NAD-dependent malic enzyme, giving the protein MAHISRYYDVKRDPAGHRFLEVRVTGFPLLHLPLLNKGTAFTEEERRLLGLEGLLPPGVSTLGEQKERAYLRFRQQGTPLEKHAYLRNLQDYNEVLFFALLEDHVEEMLPIIYTPTVGDAVREFSRLYRYPRGFALSTAHVGRVRELLDNLHQQDVRMIVATDSSAILGIGDQGFGGMAISIGKLSLYTLAGGVGPDKTLPVELDVGTGRQDLIEDPLYLGARHPRLTGEAYDAFLDAFVNAVRDRYPKAIIQWEDFSKDTAFRVLERYRRVVPSFNDDIQGTGAVTLAGVLRACALKGERLRDQVVVIHGAGAGGAGVATALREGMRREGLSEAEIARRVFVLDSRGLLTDDRPLEAYKQPLATPKSLTDGWTGTDLLSVVREAGATVLLGLSGQGGIFNEPTVRAVYANTPRPTVFPLSNPTANTEALPEDILRWTDGAALVATGSPFPDVTVKGQTHAIGQGNNAFIFPGLGLAAVLTRAAEITDGMVAEAAYALADFTARTFPDRIYPPVQALRSASRAVALRVARQALLEGVAREEKVQDLNDDALAAFIESRFWTPKYLPYRTAEGASADLKSHALP